The sequence aaaaggTAACTATAAAGTCTCTGTATTTAGAAGTTAtaaaatacacttctaaataacccccccccaaaaaagaaaagaaatcacaattggagttagaaaataatttgaattgaatgatgataaaaatactacataccaaaacttatgggatgtggCTAAAGCTGTGCTTACAAGAAAATGTATAGTAAGTGTACATATTTGAGAAAAAGAGAAGCTGAAAATTCAAGAGTTTTGCATCCATCTCAAGAATGTGTAACAGTcaaaccccccaaaaaaatagaagaaaggaaatgtgcACATAGAAGTATCTGGAAGGATATATACTTAAAATGATAGCAGTTTTTCTCTCGTAGGGAAGGAatatgaattaattttatttttctgtattgtttaaaTAAGCtggaacaaacaaaaccattttcaTTTTAGGGGAAAAGTTACTAGAGGAAaacataatataattttttttttaactctagacTATTCTTGTGACACACACCAGAAGCTATAAGCAAAAAGACTGATAAACTCAACTTCATATATGAAAATTTTCCATGTGGTTAAAAATACCAtgaattggggccagcctggtggcgcaagcagttaagtgcatggtgctccgctgcggaggcccggggttcgctggttcggatcccaggcacgcactgacgcaccgcttgttaagccatgctgtggtggagtcccatataaagtggaggaagatgggcatgcgtgttagcccagggccagtcttcctcagcaaaaaagaggaggattgccattggatgttagctcagggctggtcctcctcacaaaaaaaaaaaaaaaaaaataccatgaacaaaagcaaaaagacaaatggcaaactgggaaaaatatttacaacttatCACAAATGGCTAatctctttcattaaaaaaaaaaacctcatacaaatcagtaagaaaaaaaatcaatgacaattTATAAGGAGCAAAGGATACAAgaatttacagaaaaggaaatacaaaatggATACCAAACCTATGAAAAGGTATTCAGCCTtactcataataagagaaatggaTATTAAAATCGTCTTGAAATTCTATTTCTGTCATGGAATTGGCAAAAACAACTCTGTTGTTAATACTCTGATTtgcttttggggaaacctcgtcattttatatattgctaaTAGTAATACAAATTGGTTTAATCTttatggagggcaatttggcaacattTAACAAAATCTAAAATGCACAAGTTTTTCGAGGCAACAGTTCCATATCTAAGTATTTATTGCACATGTACAAAATGATGAGATGACATGGCTATTAactgcagcactgtttgtaatagcaaaagactgAACATAATCTAAATATCCATCCATGTGCGTctggttgaataaattatggtagATCCATATAATGGGATGCATCTgttaaagaagaaggaagaaagggagggagagaaggaaaaaagaatgaggtagttCTATATGCATTACTATGGAGCAGCCTCCAAGATATATTATTCAGtgaaaaagcaaggtgcagaaaCGTGTATAGTATGCTACCGTTtgtataaaaagttttaaaagaatgtaTATGTGTAAATGGTAAATGCATTGATATGTGTATTGGTAAATGCATAGAATATACCTGGAAGGATATACAAAAAACTagctggaggggagggggcccTGGGGAAGAGAACTAAGCAGCTAAGGAATGGGGTTAAGAGGGAAACTTATGTTTCACTCTACATCCTTTTGCACCTTTTGAATTTTGAGCAGGTGCATgggttacctattcaaaaataaatattttaaaaccacatgtatgtaaaattttgttctgattttatcatatttaTCTCGCAAATATTTCCATATAGCATATTGCATAGAATTGATACTATAACATTAATGGTTTCTAGGAGCTTTTTTCCCGTCTCTTATAAGTAATGCACTGGATATTTGCTTTTATTAATATAATACTATATTCCTTCATGCCTTCCTGCCTTATACATGCTCTTTTGTCTGCCTAGAATGCTGTACTTCCCCTGATCTCTCCTTTGCCTGCATGTCCAATGGACGCATCCTAAGAGTTCCAGTTCAAATGCTATCAGCCTTACTCAATTCTCTTAGGCATACTTACTCAGACAGTACTTTGTATGCCTCCAGAATAGAGATTTCTTATTTTATGGTAATTCTCTGCATATTAGtttctcctccccaaagactATGTCTTTCCATCTTTGTTAACCAAACCTTCTGGCACCCCCAACCCTTGCCCAGATCTTACTAGCTAGTCAGTAGAGGTGAAATCACATTAACAGTTCAACTCAGAGTCCACAGTTCCACCCTGTGGGTGATACCAACACCTCAGAGGGTCCTGTGCACACTTTAGCCCATTCCAGGGAGGGGGTTGGTTGTCTCATATGTGTTCCTGAAGCTCTACTCTGCTTGCTTTAGAATCACCAGTGACTCTTTGTGTTTTCAGAAACAGGTTCATTACTGATAGCTGTCTGCCCTTTGAGGGCCATCATTAGTCCCCCGCCGCCACCTCCAACCCCTCAGACTCCTGCTGCTAATTTCACATTGGCCTGGAAATGATAAAAAGGCATATCAGCTGGTTAAGGATGTGATCTCTAGAGCCCGACTATGCCTGGGATTGAATTCCAGTTCTACTATTTACCGGCTGTGTGATATAAGGCTTTCTTTCATTTGACCTTGTTGTTTCTCAAATGTTGTTCCTcaaaaattatttcttcaaatgtaaaTGAGGATAATGAGAGTACCTATCTTAAGGTTGTTGCCAGAATTAAAGGAGctaattttgtaaaatgtttaggacagtgtctagcacatagtaagcactgttAGTGTTTATCATTCTCTTTACCAAGTTCTTTTAAATGTGGACCTAATTCCCCACAGTATAACAGAAGCCAAGTTATAATTTACAATAACTCTTTGCTGAAGTCTCCAgaataattaaaggaaataacaaaagagAACATTTTCCAAAACTGGCTACCCATCTACACTGATCCTCTATAGGGTGGCTCCCTCCCTGCAGTAGAGCCGGCATTTCCCTCTGAGGTATCTTCCAGCATATTGGAGTCCAGACCAACTCTTTAAAGACCAGAGGGagaggggccggcttggtggggtagtggttgagttcgcacgctctgctttgctggcctggggtttgcaggttcagatccctggcacagacctacatacaacttatcaagccatgctgtggcaggcgtcccacatataaagtagaggaagatgggcacggatgttagcccagggccaatcttcctcagcaaaaagaggaggattggcaacagatgttagctcagggctaatcctcctcaccaaaattaaataaaataaaataaagaccagagggaggagggctggccctgtggcttagcggttaagtgcacgcactctgctactggcggcccgggttcggatcccaggtgcgcaccgacgcactgcttatctggctatgctgaggctgcatcccacatacagcaactaggaggatgtgcaactatgacatacaactatctactggggctttggcggggggaaaaaaaggaggaggattggcaatagatgttagttcagagccggtcttcctcagcaaaaagaagaggattagcatggatgttagcccagggctgatcttcctcaaaaaaaaaaaaaagaccagatgGAGGAAAATTTTCAATTCCTTCCGTAATCCAGGGTTTATTTCCCTAATCcagtgtttatttctccttctgtcCCAGGGCTACCTTTTCCCATGGTGACTGACAGTGGGACCTTTAACTACTTTCAGGGGCTCCCCCGTACTCAATTGTACTATCCCATCAAAACAATGGTCTGACATCAGTGTATTTCTGAGAATTGAGTTATCCGATCAGTCCTGCCCAATTCCTTTTTATAACTGTTTTAGGATAatttccatgagggcaaggactctGCCTGCCTTGTGCACTACATATTTCCAATGCCTGGATGTAGTAGGAACCCCATAAACATTTGCTTATGAATGagctcttcctttgaaaaaggatGCAGTTCAGGCCTACACACTCATCTTTAAGTCTTCTTGATCTTAGCTTCTGATCTCTTGTGAGAACTAATTAAGCTAgatccataatttaaaaataaacacttatCTAAAAGAAATATACTCTACAGAGACACGACTATGCCTACAATAGAGACAGCCATATGTTCATAATAGAAACAGCCCTTTGTATTATCATACATATTATGAGCTCTGCTTTACTAAGGTGGTCTAATAAGGCAATTTTCCAAAAcaatgcaagaaaaataaaatgcagatttAAAAAGACAGATTTTCTGGCGCATACCTTACTCATCAAgatactcatttatttttaaaatattgattacttCCTTTGTACCAGGCATTACAGTATTAGGTTTTAGAAATACAGCAATGAATAAGATACACACAATCCCTACCCTGAGCTTCCAGTCTTTCAAGACAATTAAACAATTAATAAAGTGTGATGAGTGGTTACCATAGGAgaagtattctttttttattattttatttatttatttttccccccaaagccccagtagatagttgcatgtcatagatgcacatccttccagctgctgtacgtgggacgcggcctcagcatggccggagaagtggtgcatcggcgcgcgcccggatccgaaccctgggcgccagcagcagagcacgcgcactcaactgctaagccacggggtcggcccagggCAAGTATTCTAAGGAATGGAGGTTTTCTGCCTGCGCTTGAATGAGAGCAGCTCTGCATTGATCACTTTTGTATTTTGAGATTCCAAGTAAGATTTTGTTTATAAACCTGGCTCCACTACTAAAAAACGTTTGAAAATTACTGCCATATATTGAATCTGAATTTCATCCTGAAAGTCTATTGTGTGACTGAATGAAAAGACATTGTATATATAGTTACAACTAACCCTATAAGCATTACTATCCTccttttataggtgagaaaatgcATTTCACAGAGTTAAAGTAATTCTCCAAAGTCTTTTTTCGCCCCAACTTTGAggaataattaacaaatataattgtatatatttaaagtgatgatttgatatacatgtacatgtatatcatatacatatacacctgatgattTTATAGACATACATTGTGGAATGATTACtaagatcaagataattaacacatcaATCACCGCACATAGctaactcttttttgtgtgtgtatctgtggtgAGAaagcttaagatctactctcagcaactttcaaatatacaataccgtattattaactgtagtcactatgctgtacagtagatcctcagaatttattcttcttataactgaaagtttgtatcgtTTGACCTACAttttcccatttctccctcccccatctcCAAATTCTTATGACGTTTAAATCAAAAAGTCTCATTCCAAATTTCTGCACTCTGTACCACACCACAGTGCCTACACCCAAAAGGgaataaatctttttttcccaTAGGAGAGAGATCTCTAGCGAGATATTACAAAGCTTTGCCTTAGCCTTATCTAATAAccaatatttttaagaaagaaatatatagcatgccaataaaagacaaaaaccacatcatctcaatgaaaaaaaaatttggaaaagaatccaatatccattcatgataaaaaccctcaacactaggaacagaagagaactttcttaacctgataaagggcatctatgaaaagccTACAGCTAAAATTGTACTTGATGAAGAAAGGCAATGTTTTCCCCCCTCAAATCAGAACAAGACAAGAATATCTGCTCCcaacacttttattcaacattgtactggagatcTCAGCCATTAGAAATTAAGTTATAGTATGCTTATCAAATTTGTAGATGGACTATAGAATTTGATGATTAATAGAATCTGATCCAAAATTACTGCCACAGGCTGGAAGGATTAACGGAGTAAACAAGATATTAAATTAAAGCCAAAATTAATGTATTTAGGGTTAAAAACCAACTAAAAGATACAAAATTCTGCAAAAGGATTACTGGGTACCGACTGCGTGCCATTCACTAGAGATAGAGATATGATTCCTTCCTAGATGAGTTAATTCCAGACCCGAAAATGTCTAGGCTAGACTAAGGCAAGCCTTCCTGTGACCTCTAAACTCCTTTGGCACTTAAGAATTCTCTAATTCGATTGTGTTAATTTTTCAGGGCCGAGACTATATATTATACTTTGATTCTTCATGGTTTCCAATAATGATCAGGAGTACAATACCCTTCCATCAGACGAGTGCATTGGCCTCTGCTAATTCAGCCGGACTACATGGAAGCTAAGTAAGCTTATTCCAAGCGGAAACATAAGAATCGCGCGTTTTAGGAAACCAGTGCCCGGAACAGCGCCTAGAACAGCCTGCAATTCTAACGGCTCTCCAAGTTTGGGAAGGTGTCCGGAAGGGTTTTCTGAGGTTACTTCTCTGAGCATGAGCGGAAGTCAGCCTTGGAGTAGTCtgcgttttgtttttttttaaatgataggtgCCATATTCAGGACAGAGCAATCCGTTTCCATTCTGTTCTTCCTGTTGTACCCACAAGCAGGTGATCAGGTGACGAATTTGCCTTTGTTACTAGAATATAAAGATCGAATTCAAAGACGTCTTAAGGTAGCCCAACTGCTCATCTTCCCATAGTAAAGATGGCGGCACCTCCAATGTAAACCACACGTAATACCACTTCCGCATTTCTCTTACGCCCTCGTCCAAGATGGCGGACGAGGCTACCCGGCGTGTCGTGTCGGAGATCCCGGTGCTGAAGACTAACGCCGGACCTCGAGATCGGGAGTTGTGGGTGCAGCGACTCAAGGAGGAATATCAGTCTCTTATCCGGGTCAGTTGTGCTTCCGCGCCCGACTGCGTCTCAGAAGTTTTGGGGGTAATCAGGTGTCCTTAGGAATAGGCTCCGTGTGGAAGCCGCTTCCGGTTTTAAAGTTTATCTCCACAAATTATAGAAACTGGACGATTGCGGGGCTGGGGGACTGAGCGGGGAATGGTAGGGAGGTGGCAGAAGAGACTCAGTTTAGAAGTCACAGTGGGGCCAGAATTGCTGGCTGAAAGCAGCAGTTATTCGAGGGATATGCCTCCACAGAAGGTGACGTGTCCCTCTGGCTCCAGGTGTTCGCTCTCCTGGATGTaggggaggtggtcagaaggaaTTTCTGGGGCCCTAAGTCGCGGTCTGcatctctctgctccctccttcgctcttcctgagggagagagacacgtTATAGTTGAAAATTCAAGTAGGTCTTGGTTGCAGAGAGTTGAGAGTTGAGGAGCTGAGCATACAGGAGCGAGACATCTTCTCTGCTAATCTCCCTTCTGTGGACGGAGAAGAAGTTTGTCTTCcttgcagtggtctctgtctgtTTCAAAAGCCAGCAGCTCTCCTGCTGCATGTATTCatattcactaaaaaaaaaaaaaaaaaagacacatttattGTAGACCTAGTCCTAGGAAGGGGATCCAAAGCCGACTAAGGTGGAGCCTACTGAGGTAGACAGAAATCATTATAATACAGGAGGTGGCaagagacagggagagggagacagagaaattGCTAGGATGTTTTGAAGTAGGAGGTGAGATACTTAATCCAGCTTGGGTCTAGTCAGAGAAGGCTTTCTAAAAGAGGCAATGCTTGAGCTGAGACTTAAAGGGTAAACGTAAATCAACCTGATAAAACATGAGGGTAAGAGACGGACATTCAAGTCAaaaggaacagcatgagcaaaggcatagAAGGTAGAAATACCATGATGTGTACAAAGAAACACAAGTAGTTCAGAGTTGCTAGAGCATCAAATGTGTGGCAGGGAGTGGTAGACAAGGCTTGAGAGATAGGTTTGAGCACTTGAATTTTATCTTGGAGGCATTGGGATACCTTTAAAGGATTTTAAGGAGTGACATGGTCAGATTTGGGTTTAGATCAATCACAGCGGCGGTAAAGAGGAAAATAGAATTGACAGGGAGAAGATTGAAGGTAGACAAGTTAGGAGGCTGTCATTAATCCAGGCAAAAGAAAGATGATATCTAAACTCAGCAGTTATGGTGAGGATAGAGAGGAAAGGTCGATTTGAAGAATATTCAGAAGATAAAATCAGCAGGACGTCATGAAGGATTGATGAAGTAGAGAGAGAGGGTCAAGGATGATTCCAAGGTTTTTGGCTTGAGTGACTGAGTGAATATTAATACTGCTACCTGAGATTGATGCAATGAAGAAACCGGtctgaaggatgaggaggaaaTGCTGAGTTTGAGGTATCTGTGAAATAAAGGTAGAAATTTCAATATATAGTTGGATACTAGAGCCTGAAGCTCTAAGAAAATGTCTGGATTAAAGATAAAGATTTGGAAGTCATCAGCATGTGGGTGCTAGTCAAAACCAGGACTATATGGTCCTCTGTGGAGGTGATATACCATAAAATGAGTTGTGGGCTGAGGGCAGACACTAtcagaagggagaaaagaacCCAGGCGATATCATCGAGTCTTTTGGGCCTGCTAAATTGAGTGGAACCCAAGCACTCTCCTCTGCCCAGGGCAAATCCACTACTTATCAGCATAGCTTTGTCTTCAGGTTTGCTTATGTCAGAAAAGTTGGGTAAACATATTGAGAGAAAGTAATCACACTTTTCTTTTGAGGGAAGGGGGACTGCCTTTGGCCCCAACTCCTTCCTCAAAGACCTCATTCTCTGCTTTTAGTATGTGGAAAACAACAAGAATGCGGACAATGATTGGTTCCGACTGGAGTCCAACAAGGAAGGGACTCGGTAGGCAGACCCTCTCGGGAGGTGTGGGGGTGGGAATCTTACATGGCTTGAGCATTTTAGTGTCCCAAAGCCCACTTCCAGGCCTTCTCTGCCTGATATTAGCTGTCTCCACTCCCACAGCTCCGGAGTTCTCCAATTCCCATCCCATAAGTCTCCCAGGCTGGTCGCCTAAGTGAAGAACATGTCATTTGAGTATGAGAAGAATGGGCAAATTGGACTGAGGTTTGGTCTTTGTTACAGGTGGTTTGGAAAATGCTGGTACATCCATGACCTCCTCAAATATGAGTTTGACATCGAGTTTGACGTGAGTATGATAGAGTGGGAAACATGGAGGGGAGAGATTAGGTGATTGTTAACAAGCAAACCTTTCTTGGAGGGAccaaagaaaacttttaaaatgggAGGGAAAAGCTGAGATTCGAAGCAAGCATAGGTTACAGTTACTCATCTCCATGTCCAGAATCCTAGTGTGTACATGCTGCTTGGGGAGTTTGCCAGACATTTCAGTTCAACCAAGAAATGTGTATGTCTGATTAGATTAGTTCCTTTCTATCCTGATTCTATTTTATTGAGGCTTTATAATTCCTCCAGATTCCTATCACATATCCCACTACTGCTCCAGAAATTGCTGTCCCTGAACTGGATGGAAAAACAGCAAAGATGTACAGGTAGGACTGAATAGGAGATGGGAAAAGGTCAAAGAAGGCCTTAGGGAAGAACTGTGGGAGGCAGGAATTTTCCCAGAATCTGCTGACCTAGAGGGGCTCCAGGCCTCCCTCTGCTAAGCCTGGGCAAACTACTTAGCAGACTTTGTTCTCAATTCTGATTACAAGTAGTCTTCCTGTGCTCCCAAGAGGCTGCTATGCTATATGGTAAACCTTGCATGTCAACACCTTCTTCCTCTTGTCCCTCTCATAGGGGTGGCAAAATATGCCTGACAGATCACTTTAAGCCTTTGTGGGCCAGGAACGTGCCCAAGTTTGGACTAGCTCATCTCATGGCTCTGGGGGTAAGTTTGGAGTATTTGGTATATAAGGGGACAAATAGGTTAGACCCTGAGCGGTGTAAGAAAAGTATCTGAGAGTAAACAAAGAATAACAGTGTCTTCCTTTGGGCATGTTCCCCTAGAATCTCTCTAGGAAGGAGCTTCTGATGAAATAAGAGGCATTGACTCGGTGGTAGTAATCTCACAGGGTCTCCCTTGTATTTCAGCTGGGTCCATGGCTGGCAGTGGAAATCCCGGATCTGATTCAGAAGGGTGTGATTCAGCATAAAGAGAAATGCAACCAATGAAGGATCAAGCCACTGAGGCAGGACAGAGGGACCTTTGATTGGCTACGTTCCTGTTTTCCTGTGCATTACTCTTCTTGCTCATCTAGCTGCTTCCCCCCACACCCATTCACTCGTAATTGTTATGAAGTGGCTGCAGCAGGCAGTGctgggaaaaaaaacccaacagtGTTCCTACTGAATTTCTAAGTTTGGCTACACAGGGAGTAGAAGGACTGGGACTTTGGAAAACCAAAAGGCAATTTATATCCCTTTCCCAGGTGGAACAATGTGAGATCCTGGAGGGACAGGGGATGACTGAAAGTGGGTACATAGTCTTTTTGGTTTCTGAAGATAACTCATCAATAAAAGCTGCTTCCTCTGGTGGCCTATGGTTCTCATTGGTGGCTGTTGACAGAGGGTGAGCAGGTTAAGGGTGAGCAGGCCAAGACCCAAAGCACATGTACAACTACACTAGtttgggagggagggggaaatggaggatGTTCCGGTCAGGAGCTGGGGAATGAAAGGAAATCTTGACTGCTCTCCCTGCTGCTGAGATCTGCCTCTGTCCTTTAGCAAGGAACCTACTGCTTTGGCCTGCAAGGTGCCTGATGAATGATTTTGCAGGGCCAACattccctgccctccagggatCTTCCCATTCCTGTGTGGAGTGCTGGATGCTTCCCCAGAGGTCCGCTGGCTGGACCCGGGCCCTGCAGCCTCCCACACTCgcacccctgctccctgggaaggATCTGTGCTGCAAGCCTGGGGGCCATACTACGACTGTTAGATCTACGTCCCTATGGACTACAGGATGGGGCGACGGAAATCTATCCTTCAGGAACTTGCTTTGGAGCGATGGTTTAAAGAAATCCCGGGCAGAGCTGGGAACTGGCTGTCCTAAAGTTGGCTGCGTTTCCATGGTGTCGGCGGCGAAGCCAAGGGGGCGGGCTCACGCAAGCGCCAAGGAAGCAGGTGGGTGGATTCCGAGTGTGGGTGCGCAGGCGCTGTGAGAGACGGTGAAGCCGGTGGCCGGTGGCTGGGCGGGACCAGCAAAGATGGCGGCGGCCCCTGCGGCGGGAGAGATCTGGGCAAGAGCTGCGGCTAAAGCTGCAGCCGGGCCCGCGGGGGGGCTGCACGGGGGTAGTAGGGGGTGGCCCTGAGCTGGGGCCTGGTCCTGGCTGGCCTCCCCCGCCGCCTCACCGGGGGACAGGTACGGTCCGGGGCGCTATGGCGTGGGGGGCCGAGGGAAGACTGCTCCAGACCCGAGGCGACGCCCTCCACAAAGGCAGATGCGCGGGGGGCCCAGCAGGCCTGGGAGAACTGGGCTGGAGGGACAGCGTCCATGGACCGCGGGGAATACGCCGCCAGACCCCGTAGCCAATCAGCGGCCTCGGCCTTTCTGCCCTCGAGGGGGGCGGACCCGACTAAAGCACTGCTGTGGTGGGAGATGTGCAGAGATAAGGGGCCAGGGAGTTGTTTGTCCTCCCTCTCCGCCACTGCCCCTGAGCCCCGACAACACGTAGGCGCTCAAAGGTGGGGGAGGGAGTGATTCGCAAGTCACCCATTTAGTCTGCTTCATTTGCACCCCGGGGTGGGGGGCCGGGGTTTGAGGGTGGAATGCTGTCTTTTGGACTCTTATCCTTGCATCCACACCCCCATTTGGCCAGAGGTCTTAAGTGACCCAGGGCACATCCCACTTGACTAGCCAGGTATGGGGGCCCTTGTCATGAGCGTTTAGATTATAGACAGACAAGATAGGGACTATCAGTCATTGGCTTGTTCAGTAAAGATGTATTTTGCAGGAAGGGGGTGAGGAATATAAAGTCAAAGCCATGGACTGctatctttcattcatttatttactcaatggATACTGAGTATTTACTTTGTGCCACATACTATGCTAGGTACTGGGGAATGCAATGACTGATATGGTACACGTGGTTCCTACCCTCAGTGCCTGTAGAAGCTAATATGGTAGCCTAGGTTCTTACCTCCCTCCATATTCAAATTCTGac comes from Diceros bicornis minor isolate mBicDic1 chromosome 4, mDicBic1.mat.cur, whole genome shotgun sequence and encodes:
- the UFC1 gene encoding ubiquitin-fold modifier-conjugating enzyme 1, translated to MADEATRRVVSEIPVLKTNAGPRDRELWVQRLKEEYQSLIRYVENNKNADNDWFRLESNKEGTRWFGKCWYIHDLLKYEFDIEFDIPITYPTTAPEIAVPELDGKTAKMYRGGKICLTDHFKPLWARNVPKFGLAHLMALGLGPWLAVEIPDLIQKGVIQHKEKCNQ